CCTGATCCAGGACCGCCTCTTGTCGTGCCTGTATCGAGCGCACCGAGGAACGCCGATGCGCACCAGTGATCGAACCTCATGCCATCGACCAGGCCAGGACATGGGTTCACCGTCTGAGCGGAAGCAGTCGACGTATTCGCACCCACTGTCTCTGCCTTGATGTCGATGAGCACTGCCTTGTGGCTCCTTTGCTCGGGTGGGGTTGTGGAGCTGCGAGGGCCTGCAACCCGGAGAGTTCTGTCCGGCAGGCACGCGCGCGATCAGGAGGCTGGGGTCGCTGCGCCCTCAGTGGCTGCTTCCATGTTGATCGTGCCGTCCGGCTGGAGGACGTACCAGGCATCCTTCACGCCCTGTCCGTTGACCTGTCCAGGTTCGGTGTCCTTCGCGAACCGGTACACCGGCCAGCCGTCGACGGTCAGCTGGGTTGTCCCGTCCGTGCGGGTGAGGGAACCGATCTCGCCCGTGATGCCTTCTGGGGAGGACGTGTCGGAGGCTTCAACTGCCGGCCAGGTCGTGGCGCATTCGTCGTAGCAGTTGCTGGTGCCCGAGTCCTGCTCGTCCATCTTGAACGTGTAGATCGTGTACCCGGCGTCGTCGGTGATGATCTCGCCCAGGGGAGACGTTGCGGTGCCGAGGACTGCCGCTGCCGCGGTGGTCTCGGCGGGGGCCGGCTCGGTGGAGTCGGTCGTCGTGGATGATTCGGCAGATGTGGTGCACCCGGAGAGAGCGGCCGCCGCCAAAACGGCCGTCGTGAGGGTGATGGTCATTCGCTTGTGCATGATTCCTCCTGCTGGTACGCCGGCCCAGGTAGCCCGCTTACTACGAACACGATGCAGCTCATCCAGAAGTTCATCCGTGGCCGAAAAAGATTGGCGGTCGCAGGCAGCCGTCCTCACTCCCGGCGAAACGGGTGGCAGACGCGAGTGGCAACCCTGCACCGAGGGCACCGCTGTCACACATCATCACTCTGGGCCACTGTTCGCAGCTGCGGCGTCACGCCCTGCTGGACGACGTGACTATCCATGTTCACGACGTGATCTGGTCTCGAAACATCCCCCGGGACCGGATTACGGCGATCTCAGACGTCGGCCAGGTCGAGTACAAGGACGCCCGCGGCTACAGCAGCATGGGCGCCTTGGTCAACTTCCACGGCTCATTGGGCTTGACGGTCGCCAGTGTCGCCGGGCTGGTCCTGTCAGCCGAGCGTGATGGCGACGAGGCCACCGATGCCGACCGCGTAGAGCACGAGCACGACGAACGAGTCCAGGCCCATGCCCGCGATGCGTCGTCGCGGCCGAAAGAGCAGGCCGACGGCGTAGACGAGCGTGAGGAGCGCGGCGAGGGCGGTCAGGTAGACGTCGCTGGTGTTCGACTGGGGCAGGATCGCCTGCCCGGAGATGACCGTGGCGACGAGGAAGAGCACGGGCAGGAAGGCGTTGCCGCCGAAGATATCGCTCATGGCCAGGTTGTCGTCGCCCTGCTTGACGGCCTGCAACCCGGTCGAGATCTCGGGCAGGCTCGTCGCCAGGGCCAGGACTGTCGCGCCGAACAGCACACCCGACAAGCCGATCTGCGACGCGGCCGCGTCGCCCGCGCGTTCGAGCACGACGCCGGCGACGAGCGTGGCGAGGGCCGACAGGCCGAAGACGACCGCGGCCTTCTTCGTGCTCATGGTCGTCGGCGACGGGTTCGAGCGCGTCCGGTGTCCGCGCGGTCGCGGCGTCGACGTGTCAGGTGCCGCTCCGGCCTCGTGCCACGGCAGGCCCTTGCCGGCACGCCGGACGAGGAACAGGCCCACGAGCCAGATGACGGCGATGAGGACGACGTCCGGCGTCAGGCGCGCCACTGTGAGCGAGGACGGCAGCTGGGTTCCAGCGATGACGACGGCGAGGACCGCCACCACGACCAGTGCCTCGAGCAGCAGCCCTAGGGAGGCCGCGCGATAGGTGAGGGGGTGGACACCCTTGCCGCGTTTCCCGAGGGCGTCCAGGACGACGAGGACGACCGTCTGAAGGGCGATGCCGCCGAGGATGTTGCCCGCGGCCACCTCGAGCGAGCCCGAGAGGGCGGCGCTGACCGTGATGGCGATCTCGGGCAGGTTGGTCGCCACCGCGAGGACGATGAGTCCGCCGAGCGCGCTACCGAGGTGGAGTCGGGAGTCGAGGACGTCGGTCGTTTTCGACAGCTGGATGCCGGCGACCCAGATGACGGCGGCGCCGGCGACGAAGATGGCGGCTAACAGCCAGAGGGGAAGGGTGTCCATGCGTGCTATGCAACTCCTCGGGGTGCGCCTCTCGACGCGGGGCGATCGTCGAGACGGATGCCGGCGGCCCCCGGCCGGTCCAGGCGCCTTGCACTCGTCGGCAGCCGTCGCGGGCTGGGAATCGATCAACCGCCTCATCGACCCCAGGCCGATCGCGAATCCCTGGCTGCTGGTCGCCGCTGGGCTCATCGGCTTTGCAGACAACGAACTCGTCGCGATCTACCGCATCCGCGTCGGGCGACGGATCGGATCGGCAGCCCTTGTCGCTGACGGGGTCCACGCCCGCCTGGACGGCTTCACGTCCCTGTCTGTCGTGCTGGGCGCCATCGGGGTCCTCGCCGGGTTCCCGCTCGCGGACCCCATCATCGGCCTGCTCATCGCAGCCTCGATCATGGTCCTGCCCTGGGGGACGGTGAAATCCATCGGCCGACGGCTGATGGACGGCATCGACCCCGACCTCCACAAGCGAGCCGAACACGCCCTGGAACACGCCCTGGGCGTGCGGGGCGTCCACGATCTTTATCTCCGGTGGATCGGGCACCGTCTCACCGGCTCCGCAACCATCGAGGTCGACGCCGAAGACCTCCTGACGGCGTCCCAGACCGCCGACCAGGCCGAGGCGCATCTGCGCGCTGCGCTCGGCAACCTCGACGCGTTCACCGTTACACCGATACCACCGGTGCCGGCTCAGAGGCTCTCATCAGCCGTACGCGGCACGATACCTCCGGGGGGTATCTTTTTTTCGATTCTGATCCTGGAAGAACGACCATGAACCGCACCGCCACCATCTTCATCAGCGCAACTGCGACCATTGCTGCCCTCGCCCTCGCGGGGTGCGCCGAGGCGTCGTCGTCCGCAGGCGACACGTCGTCCGCGTCGTCGTCCCAGGCTGCTGCCTTCAACGATCAAGACGTCATGTTCGCCCAGATGATGCTCCCGCACCACACCCAGGCCGTCGAGATGAGCGACATGCTCCTCGCGAAAGACGGTATCGACGGGGACGTGATCACCCTTGCCGAGACGATCAAGGCCGAGCAGGCCCCGGAGATTGATCAGCTCACGACATGGCTCAAGGCTTGGGGGCAGGACACTGAGGCGTCCATGGATCACTCCATGGACGGCATGATGAGCGACTCCGACATGGACGCCCTCGAGAATGCTGACGGAACCGACGCGGCGCGGCTGTTCCTGGAACAGATGACGACACACCACGAGGGGGCTGTCGAGATGGCGCAGACCGAGATCGAGGGTGGGCAGAACCCTGACGCGGTCCAGCTGGCGACAGCGATCGTCTCCTCTCAGACTGACCAGATCGACACGATGGAAGACCTCCTCGCGGTAATCAAGTAGCCGTCCTCGTCGCAGGCCAGCGTGCCCCAAGACGGTCACCAGAATCTCGGTCTTGGTAATGCAGTCCCGGGATGGCTCGGGGAGCCACAAGCAGCGGAATTTTGGTCGCCACCTGGGGTGGCAGCGATACCGGTCGCCGGCCTCGTGGTCGACGTCGCTCCCGCAGTCCTGCTGGTGAGGATGTGACCCGTGCTGAAAACGTCCGCCTAGCAATCGGTCACCGGTTGAGGCAGCCCCAGGCATCATGAGGGGCATGAGAGCGGGGACAGTGACTTACGGGAAGACCCTCGCTGGTGTCTTGGCTGTTCTCAGCGATGTCGATCCGTATGGTCTCGAGCCTGGTCAGCCGGACGGTGCTCCGTCAGATGAGTGCGAGATGGAGGCGGTCGACCTGGTTCGCATTCTCCTCAGGGCCGATGCCGTCACGATCCTTGATGTCGAGGCGGTGTGGATGCGCTGGTTCTCGGAGTCGCTCGTCCTTCGACTCGGACCGCCCCGAATGGCGCAACTGGTTGATCGCTTGAACGCACGCGTGGACGGTGCCCGATAGAGGATCGCCCACTGGATCACTTGCTGTGGGGCGAGTGCACTCGGAGCGGACGCCGTCTTGGTCGTTCCGCGTCGTCGGTGAGCGTGGGCGGAAATGGTCCTCGACGTCGTAGCGTCTAGGGATGCAGCAGCCCAGGGGCCTCGATCAGCTCGTGTCGGAATGGCGGAGCTCCGGACCAGGACGTGCGCGCTTCGTGCCGGGCTTCGACCCATCAGGTGGAGGAGCAGCGGCGACAGTTCTCGTGCTGATGGAATCACCCGGTCCTGCCACGATCAAGCAGGGCGAGGACGCGATCAGCAGTGAG
This genomic interval from Frigoribacterium sp. Leaf415 contains the following:
- a CDS encoding COG4315 family predicted lipoprotein produces the protein MTITLTTAVLAAAALSGCTTSAESSTTTDSTEPAPAETTAAAAVLGTATSPLGEIITDDAGYTIYTFKMDEQDSGTSNCYDECATTWPAVEASDTSSPEGITGEIGSLTRTDGTTQLTVDGWPVYRFAKDTEPGQVNGQGVKDAWYVLQPDGTINMEAATEGAATPAS
- a CDS encoding sodium:calcium antiporter; its protein translation is MDTLPLWLLAAIFVAGAAVIWVAGIQLSKTTDVLDSRLHLGSALGGLIVLAVATNLPEIAITVSAALSGSLEVAAGNILGGIALQTVVLVVLDALGKRGKGVHPLTYRAASLGLLLEALVVVAVLAVVIAGTQLPSSLTVARLTPDVVLIAVIWLVGLFLVRRAGKGLPWHEAGAAPDTSTPRPRGHRTRSNPSPTTMSTKKAAVVFGLSALATLVAGVVLERAGDAAASQIGLSGVLFGATVLALATSLPEISTGLQAVKQGDDNLAMSDIFGGNAFLPVLFLVATVISGQAILPQSNTSDVYLTALAALLTLVYAVGLLFRPRRRIAGMGLDSFVVLVLYAVGIGGLVAITLG
- a CDS encoding cation diffusion facilitator family transporter; its protein translation is MQLLGVRLSTRGDRRDGCRRPPAGPGALHSSAAVAGWESINRLIDPRPIANPWLLVAAGLIGFADNELVAIYRIRVGRRIGSAALVADGVHARLDGFTSLSVVLGAIGVLAGFPLADPIIGLLIAASIMVLPWGTVKSIGRRLMDGIDPDLHKRAEHALEHALGVRGVHDLYLRWIGHRLTGSATIEVDAEDLLTASQTADQAEAHLRAALGNLDAFTVTPIPPVPAQRLSSAVRGTIPPGGIFFSILILEERP
- a CDS encoding DUF305 domain-containing protein, which produces MNRTATIFISATATIAALALAGCAEASSSAGDTSSASSSQAAAFNDQDVMFAQMMLPHHTQAVEMSDMLLAKDGIDGDVITLAETIKAEQAPEIDQLTTWLKAWGQDTEASMDHSMDGMMSDSDMDALENADGTDAARLFLEQMTTHHEGAVEMAQTEIEGGQNPDAVQLATAIVSSQTDQIDTMEDLLAVIK